Proteins co-encoded in one Flavobacteriaceae bacterium MAR_2009_75 genomic window:
- a CDS encoding TonB-linked SusC/RagA family outer membrane protein, translating to MKKSLLLTIFALFAGIVARSQTTFQGLVLDENNVPLPGASVVIKGSSIGTATDFDGNFEIALPKGNEILLVSYIGYLSSEFDAAGKTTGTISLQLDSQQLDEVVVTALGIEREKKSLGYASQELGNDEVTQAREPNLLNSISGKVAGLQITNSPTGLGGSARVSIRGDASLNINGNSPLFIIDGTPISNEIVGSSGSGTQSVDYGNGASEINPQDIESMNVLKGPAAAALYGSRAANGAIIITTKKGKSQSSKLGVTINSGLTIENVLMLPDWQNEYGQGNNQQFEFVDGSGSGNADGVDESWGPRLDDGLTIAQFDSPRADGTRGGDTFVSDSPITPTPWVSNPDNTKDFFETGITKTNSIAVSKSGEMGNMRLSYQNLDQEGTLPNTDLRRNSLSFTGSLNLSDKLKVNANLNYVKTDSDNRPAVGYGTESIMYLFIWYGRQLITNNLRDYWQPGLEGVQQFNYNYNYHDNPYFTMYENTNAQDKDRVFGNVSLTYGINDNFSFLFRSGRDFYRDFRIRKRAFSTQRFPFGTYQEDDVFFEESNTDFLLTYDNTFNEKWNINLSVGGNQLRQKQDFKKSVAPQLINPGVYSFNNSRQAVQIGSDNYSKRINSLYGYARLAYDNLLFLDLTGRNDWSSTLPSDNNSYFYPSATISAVVSEMIEKPDWLSFLKLRAAYAEVGNDTDPYRLRSFYQNETSFGDSTPILTESALIPNANLKPEITGSYEFGLDLRLFQSRANFDLTYYDSSTRNQIINISTDIASGYSSQLINAGEVRNYGFEAIANFVPVVNDNFKWNAIFNFATNQSEVKDLGGVDFTLTSANGAFIQAREGGSISAIYGRGFQRVTDENSPYFGQKIINNQGIPIRTDDLVYQGDYAPDFTLGIQNTFKYKNLDLGFLVDTRQGGIVVSRTKTIGSTSGQLQETLEGRETGIVAEGVINTGSEEAPNYVENTINVDARTYNNRYYERDNVEAAKYDASYTKLREVTLGYSFPQKITDRLSLSNLRLSLTGRNLLLWTDNPHFDPETVGVSGGTLQPGIENMSYPSTRSFTFNLQLSF from the coding sequence ATGAAAAAATCACTACTCTTGACAATCTTTGCTCTTTTTGCAGGCATTGTTGCTCGTTCCCAAACTACTTTTCAGGGTTTGGTTCTAGATGAGAACAATGTTCCGCTACCTGGAGCTTCCGTAGTAATCAAAGGAAGCTCAATCGGTACAGCCACCGATTTTGACGGTAACTTTGAGATTGCCTTACCAAAAGGCAATGAAATACTTTTAGTATCTTATATCGGGTATCTTTCCTCTGAATTTGATGCCGCTGGAAAAACAACCGGCACCATAAGTCTACAATTAGATTCTCAACAATTAGACGAAGTTGTAGTAACAGCTCTGGGCATTGAGCGTGAAAAAAAATCTTTAGGTTATGCCTCCCAAGAGTTGGGTAACGACGAAGTTACCCAAGCGAGGGAACCGAATTTGCTAAATAGCATTTCCGGAAAAGTGGCCGGATTGCAGATAACCAATAGCCCTACCGGTTTAGGTGGTTCGGCGAGAGTTTCCATTCGAGGTGATGCTTCTTTGAACATTAACGGCAACTCGCCTTTGTTCATCATTGACGGAACACCCATAAGCAATGAAATAGTTGGCTCCAGCGGTTCTGGTACTCAAAGTGTAGATTATGGTAACGGCGCTTCGGAAATCAACCCCCAAGACATCGAATCGATGAACGTTTTGAAGGGTCCTGCAGCGGCAGCTCTTTATGGTTCTCGGGCAGCGAATGGTGCAATTATAATCACTACAAAAAAAGGTAAATCGCAAAGTTCAAAACTTGGGGTGACCATAAATTCAGGGTTGACCATTGAAAATGTTTTGATGTTGCCCGATTGGCAAAATGAGTATGGCCAAGGAAACAATCAACAATTTGAATTCGTTGATGGCAGCGGCTCAGGTAATGCTGATGGGGTAGATGAAAGCTGGGGGCCACGGTTGGATGACGGACTTACGATAGCCCAATTCGATTCTCCCAGGGCAGACGGAACAAGGGGAGGAGACACCTTTGTAAGCGACTCCCCGATTACACCTACACCTTGGGTCTCTAACCCGGATAATACGAAAGATTTTTTTGAGACCGGTATAACCAAGACCAATAGCATTGCCGTCTCCAAATCAGGAGAAATGGGAAATATGCGCCTATCTTATCAGAATCTAGATCAAGAAGGCACATTGCCCAATACAGATTTGCGAAGAAATAGCTTAAGCTTTACCGGTAGTCTTAACTTAAGTGATAAATTAAAGGTCAATGCCAATTTAAATTATGTAAAAACCGACAGTGACAACCGGCCGGCCGTGGGTTACGGCACAGAAAGCATCATGTATCTCTTTATCTGGTACGGAAGACAATTAATTACCAATAACCTTAGAGATTACTGGCAACCAGGTTTAGAAGGGGTACAGCAGTTCAATTACAACTATAATTATCATGACAACCCTTACTTTACAATGTATGAAAACACGAATGCACAAGATAAAGACCGTGTTTTTGGTAATGTAAGTTTAACATATGGAATTAACGACAACTTTAGTTTCTTGTTCAGAAGTGGTCGAGATTTTTATCGTGACTTCCGAATAAGAAAACGAGCATTTAGCACTCAACGTTTCCCTTTTGGCACTTATCAAGAAGATGATGTTTTCTTCGAAGAAAGCAATACCGACTTCTTGTTGACTTATGATAATACCTTCAACGAAAAATGGAATATTAACCTATCTGTTGGCGGTAACCAATTACGTCAAAAGCAAGATTTTAAAAAGAGTGTTGCTCCACAACTAATTAACCCTGGGGTGTATTCATTCAATAACAGTAGACAAGCAGTTCAAATTGGGTCTGACAATTATTCTAAACGTATTAATAGTCTTTACGGGTATGCGCGTCTTGCCTATGACAATTTGTTGTTTCTAGATCTAACAGGAAGAAATGATTGGTCTAGCACCTTACCATCAGACAACAATTCTTATTTCTATCCGTCTGCAACAATAAGTGCGGTGGTGAGCGAGATGATAGAGAAACCTGATTGGTTATCTTTTCTAAAACTAAGGGCGGCCTATGCAGAGGTGGGTAACGATACAGACCCTTATAGGTTAAGAAGTTTTTACCAGAACGAAACTTCTTTTGGCGATTCAACCCCAATCTTAACAGAATCGGCATTGATTCCTAATGCAAATCTTAAGCCTGAAATTACAGGTTCTTATGAATTCGGATTGGATTTACGCCTATTTCAAAGCAGGGCAAACTTTGACCTTACTTATTATGACAGCTCTACTAGAAACCAAATTATCAATATCAGCACCGACATTGCCAGCGGTTACTCAAGCCAGTTGATTAATGCCGGTGAGGTTCGCAACTATGGTTTTGAGGCCATTGCCAACTTTGTTCCGGTTGTAAACGACAACTTTAAATGGAACGCAATTTTCAATTTCGCTACCAACCAGAGTGAAGTTAAAGACTTAGGCGGTGTAGACTTTACACTGACAAGTGCAAATGGTGCATTTATTCAGGCTAGAGAAGGCGGTTCGATAAGTGCCATTTACGGAAGAGGTTTTCAAAGGGTAACCGATGAGAATAGCCCGTATTTTGGTCAGAAAATCATTAACAACCAAGGCATACCGATTCGTACAGACGATTTGGTATATCAAGGGGATTATGCACCTGATTTCACCCTAGGTATACAAAACACTTTCAAGTATAAAAATCTTGACCTCGGATTCTTAGTAGATACCAGACAAGGCGGCATAGTGGTATCGAGAACCAAGACCATAGGCAGCACTTCAGGGCAATTACAAGAAACATTGGAAGGTAGGGAAACGGGCATTGTTGCCGAAGGAGTGATAAACACCGGTTCAGAGGAAGCGCCGAACTACGTCGAAAATACCATTAACGTCGATGCCCGAACTTATAATAATAGATATTATGAAAGGGATAATGTTGAAGCTGCTAAGTATGATGCTTCATATACCAAGTTGAGAGAAGTGACTTTGGGTTACTCCTTTCCACAGAAAATCACCGATAGATTGTCTCTTTCCAACTTGCGTTTATCACTAACGGGAAGAAACCTGTTATTATGGACCGATAATCCTCATTTTGACCCTGAAACGGTTGGTGTTTCCGGAGGAACGCTGCAACCTGGCATAGAGAACATGTCTTACCCAAGTACCCGTTCATTTACGTTCAACCTACAGTTAAGTTTCTAA
- a CDS encoding SusD-like starch-binding protein associating with outer membrane encodes MKNIVLVLATLLMAVSCTEDFEELNINPNYPASAQPELLLPGIQREMAYNWGDQGWEEGFTVVQYGARLQFTSGDTYNWSPSGDPYDNAYASLRDVENILRDTKDVPEAQNYYGVGLVMKSWIYSYLTDAYGDVPYTEATKGISDGNITPAFDRQEVIYDGILADLETANTLLAGQSNVSGDIFYDGDIQKWQKFANSLRLRLLMRISDVANAKTVAGMQQILADPATYPIFENNDDMAFVQWNALNPQPKYETRSGSFDEVRLSQTLETRLKELNDTRLVVFAQPTTNSEKGIYSDNFDDYVGMPNGLDDEAALGYSPTGNPEESGSNYISRLGILLGCRACNPEQASATASQTIIMSYSELQFILAEAREKAWITVGDAATYYENGIKASFDYYTQRVTAGGWSEIAAAMQATDLDAYIAQEKVAYTGSTDEKLKKIALQKWISLFYTGFEGWSDWRRTGMPEVIPGQDSANDMMVPVRFQYPNSVKSTNNANYEAAVQQMGPDNINTKLWWDVD; translated from the coding sequence ATGAAAAATATAGTATTAGTATTAGCTACCCTCTTAATGGCTGTAAGCTGTACAGAAGATTTTGAAGAACTAAATATCAACCCCAACTACCCTGCATCCGCACAACCAGAACTATTGCTGCCCGGTATACAAAGGGAAATGGCTTACAACTGGGGCGACCAAGGTTGGGAAGAAGGCTTTACCGTTGTACAATATGGCGCCCGATTACAATTTACCAGTGGTGATACCTATAACTGGTCTCCATCTGGCGACCCATATGACAATGCCTATGCCTCATTAAGAGATGTAGAAAACATTCTTCGTGATACCAAAGATGTGCCAGAAGCACAGAACTATTATGGGGTGGGCCTTGTAATGAAATCTTGGATCTATTCTTACCTGACCGATGCCTACGGAGATGTGCCGTATACCGAAGCCACGAAAGGAATCAGTGACGGAAATATTACTCCGGCCTTTGATAGGCAAGAAGTCATTTACGATGGTATTTTAGCCGATCTTGAAACAGCGAATACCCTCTTGGCCGGTCAAAGCAATGTTTCCGGTGATATATTCTATGATGGAGACATCCAGAAATGGCAAAAATTTGCCAACTCCCTAAGGTTACGCCTCTTAATGCGTATTAGTGATGTGGCAAATGCCAAGACAGTTGCCGGCATGCAGCAAATACTTGCAGACCCTGCCACCTATCCGATTTTTGAGAACAATGACGATATGGCCTTCGTTCAGTGGAACGCGCTTAACCCGCAACCAAAATATGAGACAAGGTCAGGTAGTTTTGATGAAGTGCGTTTGAGCCAAACCCTAGAGACCAGATTAAAAGAATTGAACGACACACGATTGGTAGTTTTTGCCCAGCCTACTACAAACTCTGAAAAGGGAATCTACTCTGACAATTTTGACGATTATGTCGGTATGCCGAACGGTTTGGATGACGAGGCCGCATTAGGATATAGCCCTACCGGCAACCCCGAAGAATCTGGGTCTAACTATATATCAAGATTGGGAATATTATTAGGGTGTAGGGCCTGTAACCCAGAACAAGCATCGGCTACCGCATCACAAACCATTATAATGAGCTATTCAGAACTTCAGTTCATTCTTGCTGAAGCACGGGAAAAAGCGTGGATAACTGTTGGTGATGCAGCTACCTATTACGAAAATGGTATTAAGGCCTCTTTTGATTACTATACCCAACGTGTTACGGCCGGCGGGTGGTCAGAAATTGCCGCAGCCATGCAAGCAACAGACTTAGATGCTTACATTGCACAAGAAAAAGTAGCATACACCGGATCAACAGATGAAAAACTGAAAAAAATTGCCCTCCAAAAGTGGATTTCCCTTTTCTACACGGGATTTGAAGGTTGGTCTGATTGGCGAAGAACCGGAATGCCAGAGGTAATTCCAGGACAAGATTCAGCAAACGATATGATGGTACCCGTACGTTTTCAATACCCGAACTCAGTAAAATCTACCAATAATGCCAACTATGAAGCGGCCGTACAACAGATGGGCCCCGATAATATCAATACAAAACTTTGGTGGGATGTGGACTAA
- a CDS encoding Fn3 domain-containing protein, with protein MWTKSPKYQPSKMTIALFVLWSIYMNAQKAPTQKIEHIVVMGFDGLSPDGLQNADTPTFDKIIAEGASTMHARAVLPTSSSSNWASMIMGAGTEQHGITSNAWERDNFTLPAVTQSEDFLFPTIFKLVDTNFPNKEVGAIYHWGGFGRLFEKSAVDYDVNPESEDETVKIASEYIRSKKAKFTFVHFDHVDHAGHEYGHGTPHYYESVEKSDELLKEVMNAIETAGISDRTLVIISADHGGLGKGHGGESLQEVEIPFIVWGPSVKKGHTILHPVYQYDNAATVAFALGLEIPHAWIGKPVKSAFKGFVSNDDYPTLIQLKEPSILPKSEGYKKAGGLFNEKAEVIIENFNTEGEVRYTTDGSFPTKSSERYLKPFQLTENSIVKSAIFKEGKIRSMVSEAYFRFKPKDRPKPVQYEVFYLKGLQFVPELKNKKADFSGHSFEIASDEIKDKIKANTAVRFTSQIQINEVDTYTFFTRSDDGSKLFIDGKLVVDNDGDHGVKENGGQMKLESGAHKLEVLWFNGGGDGWLDVFIESEKMAKQILPSSMLKK; from the coding sequence ATGTGGACTAAATCACCAAAATACCAACCTTCAAAAATGACCATAGCGCTTTTTGTGCTATGGTCTATTTACATGAATGCCCAAAAGGCTCCAACACAAAAAATCGAACACATAGTGGTGATGGGTTTTGACGGACTTAGCCCAGATGGACTTCAAAATGCCGACACCCCGACCTTCGATAAAATAATCGCTGAAGGCGCTTCGACTATGCACGCCAGGGCCGTACTGCCAACAAGCTCGAGCAGTAATTGGGCCTCTATGATCATGGGCGCAGGTACCGAACAACATGGCATTACCTCCAATGCCTGGGAACGTGACAACTTTACTTTACCGGCCGTAACCCAGAGTGAAGATTTTTTATTCCCCACGATATTCAAGCTGGTTGACACGAACTTTCCTAATAAAGAGGTTGGCGCCATTTACCACTGGGGCGGTTTTGGTAGATTATTCGAGAAAAGTGCTGTCGATTATGATGTAAACCCTGAATCAGAAGATGAAACGGTTAAAATTGCCAGCGAATACATCCGATCAAAAAAGGCTAAATTCACTTTTGTTCATTTTGACCATGTCGATCATGCAGGTCATGAATATGGTCATGGAACCCCACATTATTACGAATCCGTAGAAAAATCAGATGAACTTCTCAAAGAAGTCATGAACGCCATTGAAACAGCAGGTATTTCAGATAGAACTTTGGTCATCATTAGTGCCGACCATGGCGGATTGGGTAAAGGTCATGGAGGTGAATCTCTTCAGGAAGTAGAAATTCCATTTATTGTTTGGGGGCCGTCGGTTAAAAAAGGGCATACCATTTTACACCCCGTTTATCAGTATGACAATGCGGCCACCGTTGCTTTTGCTTTAGGATTAGAGATACCCCATGCTTGGATTGGCAAACCTGTCAAGTCGGCTTTTAAAGGTTTTGTATCGAATGATGATTACCCTACACTGATTCAGTTAAAAGAGCCTTCCATTTTACCTAAATCTGAAGGTTATAAAAAGGCAGGCGGCCTTTTTAATGAGAAGGCTGAGGTGATAATAGAAAATTTCAATACCGAAGGTGAAGTTCGCTATACGACAGATGGTAGTTTTCCGACCAAATCTTCCGAACGTTACCTAAAGCCTTTTCAATTAACGGAAAATTCAATAGTGAAAAGCGCTATCTTCAAAGAAGGTAAAATAAGAAGCATGGTAAGCGAGGCCTATTTTAGATTCAAACCTAAAGACAGACCAAAGCCAGTTCAATATGAGGTTTTTTATTTAAAAGGATTACAGTTTGTTCCCGAATTGAAAAATAAAAAAGCTGACTTTTCTGGTCACTCTTTTGAAATTGCATCCGATGAAATTAAAGATAAAATCAAAGCAAATACCGCAGTTCGGTTCACTTCTCAGATTCAAATCAATGAAGTGGACACCTATACATTTTTTACTCGCTCCGATGATGGCAGCAAACTCTTCATTGACGGAAAGCTGGTAGTTGATAACGACGGCGACCACGGGGTCAAAGAGAACGGAGGGCAAATGAAATTAGAATCGGGGGCGCACAAGCTTGAGGTTCTTTGGTTCAATGGAGGTGGTGATGGTTGGCTCGATGTTTTCATCGAATCGGAAAAAATGGCCAAACAAATACTACCAAGCTCAATGTTAAAAAAATAG
- a CDS encoding beta-lactamase superfamily II metal-dependent hydrolase, with the protein MNLRLPLYCYLFFTINVLFAQNGEQLPPWEEGMLDIHHINTGRGDAAFSILPNGTTLLIDAGDMSETRARTLSARNAKLVPNRSKSAMAWVVDYIEQFLPKSNKRQLDYAMITHYHDDHFGEMDAEREFISEGNYALTGLVEVGHHLPIKTIIDRGSSFPIDLKNPEIQSELAKDDKYGMISSLTNYWNFLEHQSKTNGTVHEELVAGKLNQIGLKKSPGKFSDFSIRNIAVNGQVWTGKNDNTYPLFSEGEYPGENPLSTCIKISYGAFDYFTGGDISGVGPYGESDLNSLESNVAPVIGAVDVATLNHHGNRDSQNIEYVRTLRPRVWIQQNWSSDHPGEEVLRRITSKTLYPEDRDLFSTVMLQPLKEVIGERLNQYISQNGHVVLRVYEYGNSYEIFILNDRSEQREIKSQHGPYESR; encoded by the coding sequence ATGAACCTTAGATTGCCCTTATATTGTTACTTGTTTTTTACAATTAACGTTCTTTTTGCCCAAAATGGGGAGCAGTTACCCCCTTGGGAAGAGGGCATGCTAGATATTCATCATATAAACACCGGTAGGGGCGATGCGGCATTCTCGATTTTACCCAATGGCACCACACTTTTAATAGATGCCGGCGACATGTCAGAAACCCGTGCCAGAACACTGTCGGCACGAAATGCCAAACTTGTTCCCAACCGCTCAAAGTCGGCTATGGCGTGGGTCGTCGACTACATCGAACAATTTTTACCAAAAAGCAATAAAAGGCAATTAGATTATGCCATGATTACCCATTACCATGACGACCATTTTGGTGAGATGGATGCGGAACGGGAATTTATATCTGAGGGAAACTATGCCCTCACTGGCTTGGTCGAAGTGGGGCATCATTTGCCTATAAAGACCATAATAGATCGGGGAAGCTCTTTTCCGATTGACCTAAAGAACCCCGAAATACAGTCCGAATTAGCTAAAGATGATAAGTACGGAATGATTTCGTCTTTGACAAATTATTGGAATTTTCTCGAGCACCAATCAAAAACCAATGGTACGGTGCATGAAGAGCTGGTTGCCGGCAAGTTGAACCAAATAGGGTTGAAAAAATCACCCGGAAAATTTTCTGATTTTAGCATTCGGAATATTGCCGTCAACGGACAGGTATGGACAGGCAAAAACGACAACACTTATCCCCTTTTTTCCGAAGGGGAATATCCGGGAGAAAATCCGTTAAGTACGTGCATCAAAATCTCTTACGGCGCCTTTGATTATTTCACCGGAGGAGATATTAGTGGTGTCGGGCCTTATGGGGAATCTGACCTCAACTCTTTAGAGTCTAACGTCGCACCGGTCATTGGGGCGGTTGATGTTGCCACGTTGAACCACCATGGCAATCGCGATTCTCAAAACATTGAGTATGTTCGAACCCTCAGACCAAGGGTATGGATTCAGCAAAATTGGTCTTCAGACCACCCTGGGGAAGAGGTATTGCGAAGAATTACTTCTAAAACTTTATATCCGGAAGACCGAGATCTATTTTCAACCGTAATGCTCCAACCCTTAAAAGAGGTCATCGGAGAGCGTTTAAACCAATACATAAGTCAAAACGGACACGTGGTTTTGCGTGTTTATGAATACGGAAACAGTTACGAAATCTTTATTTTAAACGACCGCTCTGAACAGCGCGAAATAAAATCACAGCACGGACCTTATGAATCAAGATGA
- a CDS encoding 4-aminobutyrate aminotransferase, with translation MNQDDGKKIGLNKRTEGDINFTPEREKWLNENVDAETIKLLEKDAKFFLHQSLSTPCLDVLKNCEGPYIQNIDGKKYLDFHGNNVHQIGFSHPKLVQKLTGQLQSLTFSTRRYTNETAINFAEKLASLLPSDLNRTLMTPNGSSAIGIALKLARAVTGKFKVVSFWDSFHGASLDAIGVGGEAVFREYMGPLMPGVERIPPPVSYRGIFEGDENKCLEHLEYVFAKEGDIGAFLAETIRNTDVQIPSKKFWQEARALCDRYGVFLILDEIPIALGRTGKMFAFEHFEIEPDILCLGKGLGGGIFPQAAMVTRDDYNRFGDISLGHYTHEKSPLGALAALTTIEIIEEENLLEKTQEDAKFMSNELLKLQSKYNIIGDVRGAGLLWGIELVKDRNTKEKAILEAEKVMYHCLKHGLSFKVSAGNVLQLAPALTISRKELQHAIGIIDNALEQL, from the coding sequence ATGAATCAAGATGACGGAAAGAAAATTGGCCTGAACAAACGCACCGAAGGTGATATAAATTTTACACCCGAAAGAGAAAAATGGTTGAATGAAAATGTTGATGCAGAAACCATAAAACTTTTAGAAAAAGATGCGAAATTCTTTCTGCATCAATCGCTATCAACCCCATGTTTAGATGTGCTCAAAAACTGCGAAGGGCCCTATATCCAAAATATTGACGGAAAGAAGTATCTCGATTTTCATGGTAACAATGTACACCAGATAGGGTTTTCTCACCCCAAACTGGTTCAGAAATTGACCGGGCAATTACAATCGCTTACGTTCTCCACACGTAGGTACACCAATGAAACCGCCATTAATTTTGCTGAAAAATTAGCCTCTTTACTACCTTCGGATTTAAATCGAACCTTAATGACCCCCAATGGCAGTTCTGCTATTGGCATCGCCCTTAAATTGGCAAGGGCCGTAACCGGAAAATTCAAAGTGGTCTCTTTTTGGGATTCCTTTCACGGCGCATCGCTTGACGCCATCGGTGTGGGTGGAGAAGCTGTTTTCAGGGAATATATGGGTCCGTTAATGCCCGGGGTCGAGCGTATTCCGCCACCTGTATCTTACCGAGGTATCTTTGAAGGTGACGAAAATAAATGCCTAGAACATTTGGAGTATGTTTTTGCGAAAGAAGGTGATATAGGCGCATTTTTGGCCGAGACTATCAGAAATACCGATGTTCAAATACCCTCCAAAAAATTCTGGCAAGAAGCACGAGCGCTATGTGATAGGTATGGTGTATTTTTAATTCTTGATGAAATACCGATTGCATTGGGCAGAACGGGAAAGATGTTCGCCTTTGAGCATTTTGAAATCGAACCTGATATTCTTTGTTTAGGAAAAGGCCTTGGTGGTGGTATTTTTCCGCAAGCAGCGATGGTTACTAGAGATGATTACAACCGTTTCGGAGATATCTCTTTAGGGCACTACACACATGAGAAGAGTCCGCTAGGTGCTTTGGCCGCTTTAACTACCATAGAAATTATTGAAGAGGAAAACCTATTGGAAAAAACTCAGGAAGATGCCAAGTTCATGTCTAACGAGCTTTTAAAACTTCAAAGTAAGTACAACATAATTGGTGATGTTCGTGGTGCAGGCCTCCTTTGGGGCATAGAACTCGTGAAGGACCGAAACACCAAAGAAAAAGCTATTCTTGAGGCCGAAAAGGTAATGTACCATTGTCTAAAGCACGGACTAAGCTTCAAGGTTTCCGCAGGTAATGTATTGCAATTGGCCCCAGCTTTGACCATTTCTAGAAAAGAACTGCAGCACGCCATTGGCATTATTGACAACGCACTGGAACAATTATAA
- a CDS encoding purple acid phosphatase-like protein, with amino-acid sequence MYNKFTPLLLLFAVCMQAQKTVPEFVVHPFLQDATPNSIIIKWETSNGEQSIVEYGTTPKLGKKSEGFSYDINFSDSRVHEVKIEGLKRFTVYYYRVRTGNLVSDIFQFKTPPFGSDNQSFNMLAMSDMQIDGQHPDKFSEIVNEGILPYLKKEYGKDVAENLALVMIPGDLVSDGTNYTHWNDHFFRPSKNLFAEIPVYPVLGNHEKNTTYYFKYFSLPENGTPAYAEHWWYKDYGNTRIIGLDSNEGFRNIQKQYDWLKEVLEDTEKNADIDFVFAQLHHPHKSELWIPGEEESTGKVVKMLEEFTTKTGKPSLHFFGHTHGYSRGQSKDHKHLWVNVASAGGAIDNWGEFEGRDYDEFTVTQDEYGFVMVEVDASQEGPKFTLKRISRGNENVFRENEKTDEITVYAKDRKPNTPETVSTDATISFTGTVLKAKAFSSSHEGAYHAASHWQISTKNDFSKLVLDSWKQSENWYYLENRQKDDDLTDEPSKRLSPSTTYYWRVRYRDQNLNWSDWSETGTFKTSSK; translated from the coding sequence ATGTACAATAAGTTTACCCCTTTATTACTGCTGTTTGCAGTTTGTATGCAGGCTCAAAAAACGGTGCCGGAATTTGTGGTGCATCCCTTTTTACAAGATGCAACTCCCAATTCTATTATCATCAAGTGGGAAACCTCCAATGGAGAGCAAAGCATCGTTGAATACGGCACAACACCCAAGCTGGGCAAAAAGTCTGAAGGATTTTCCTATGACATCAATTTTAGTGATTCACGGGTACACGAGGTGAAAATTGAGGGTCTAAAACGATTTACGGTTTACTATTACCGCGTTCGTACGGGTAATCTGGTTTCCGATATATTTCAATTTAAAACACCCCCTTTCGGCAGCGATAATCAATCTTTCAATATGCTCGCTATGAGCGACATGCAGATTGATGGCCAACATCCTGATAAGTTTTCAGAGATAGTGAACGAGGGCATTCTTCCTTATTTAAAAAAAGAATACGGTAAGGATGTTGCCGAAAATTTGGCCTTAGTGATGATCCCCGGTGATCTGGTTTCAGACGGCACTAATTATACCCACTGGAACGACCACTTTTTTAGACCTTCAAAAAATTTGTTTGCCGAAATACCTGTCTATCCCGTTTTAGGCAACCATGAAAAAAACACCACTTACTATTTCAAGTACTTCAGTCTTCCTGAAAATGGCACTCCTGCCTACGCCGAGCATTGGTGGTACAAAGATTATGGCAATACCCGAATTATCGGCCTTGATTCCAATGAAGGTTTCCGAAATATCCAAAAACAATATGATTGGTTGAAAGAGGTGCTGGAAGACACCGAAAAGAACGCCGATATCGATTTTGTGTTCGCTCAACTTCACCATCCGCACAAATCTGAATTATGGATTCCCGGGGAGGAAGAATCTACCGGAAAAGTGGTTAAAATGTTGGAAGAATTCACCACAAAAACGGGGAAACCAAGTCTACATTTCTTTGGGCATACACACGGTTATTCTCGCGGTCAATCAAAAGACCACAAACACCTATGGGTAAATGTGGCCAGTGCCGGTGGCGCAATTGACAATTGGGGCGAATTCGAGGGTAGAGATTATGACGAGTTCACCGTAACCCAAGATGAATATGGTTTTGTAATGGTAGAGGTCGATGCCTCTCAAGAAGGTCCCAAGTTCACTTTAAAAAGAATAAGTAGGGGCAATGAGAATGTTTTTCGAGAAAACGAAAAGACCGACGAAATAACAGTTTACGCCAAAGACCGAAAGCCCAATACTCCAGAAACGGTTTCCACTGATGCTACCATCTCTTTTACAGGCACTGTCTTAAAGGCCAAAGCATTTAGCAGCTCGCACGAGGGCGCTTATCATGCAGCTTCCCATTGGCAAATATCAACCAAAAACGATTTTTCAAAACTTGTGCTTGACAGCTGGAAACAATCTGAAAATTGGTATTATCTTGAAAATAGGCAGAAGGATGACGACCTTACAGACGAACCTAGCAAACGTCTTTCCCCTTCGACAACCTACTATTGGCGCGTGCGCTACAGAGACCAAAACCTGAATTGGAGCGATTGGTCAGAAACCGGAACCTTTAAAACCTCTTCAAAATGA